The genomic interval GTCCTGGTTGTCGAAGGCGACGAGGCGCTCACCGGCGAGGGCGCGCAGCTCCGGCGCCCGCGGGTCGGCGCTGTTGATCGCCATCGCGTGGTCGAAGCGGTCGATGAACCCCTGCACCGCCAGCTTGATCGCCTTGAAGTCGCAGACCATGTCGCGCTCGTCGAGCGTCGCGCTCGAGAGGACGACCTCGACCACGCGCGTGTGCCCGTGGGGGAAGCGGCACGCGCCGGGGTGCTTCGAGAGCAGGTGCCCGCTCTCGACGGTGAACGATTTGCAGACCCGATAGACCAATGCGAACAACGCTCCGAGTGGG from Phycisphaeraceae bacterium carries:
- a CDS encoding 6-carboxytetrahydropterin synthase, whose product is MVYRVCKSFTVESGHLLSKHPGACRFPHGHTRVVEVVLSSATLDERDMVCDFKAIKLAVQGFIDRFDHAMAINSADPRAPELRALAGERLVAFDNQDPTTEAMAKLIFDHLSGILARREAMTDPKDGVRYAFPPGVRLERVRVGETPSSWAEYGVS